A region of Colletotrichum higginsianum IMI 349063 chromosome 10, whole genome shotgun sequence DNA encodes the following proteins:
- a CDS encoding acyl-protein thioesterase yields the protein MPGGHDLEPTPGVTDEPRLPLHAFQSPTVIPPLKQPHLHSIIFLHGRGSSARIFAPPFLSTTVHGPGSDNFTLREALPHTQFVFPTAPRSRATIYRRSIINQWYDGSGDWEEAVLGHARETIEFVHALMREEASRVGNTGRVFLGGFSQGCAAALLCLLLWEGDALGGFLGMCGMLPMAGAIEDTLRDRHHAMDDEHEDTGRVEPDDNIFGSSSDGSPFGWNQDDPEANPLEEALRILREEVGLPPRSFGSVPPFQKTPVFLGHGGRDDKVLLRHGQQACRILQLMGCNVQFKTYRELDHWYSKEMLQDLLKFLEGEGCHVHLGGRPGDYREGKKQELDSQVGHL from the coding sequence ATGCCTGGAGGCCACGACTTAGAGCCTACTCCTGGCGTTACTGATGAACCACGTCTGCCACTTCATGCATTCCAGAGCCCCACAGTCATTCCGCCGTTGAAGCAACCGCACCTGCATTCCATCATTTTCCTACACGGTCGGGGGTCGAGTGCGCGTATCTTTGCGCCGCCGTTTCTCTCCACAACGGTTCACGGACCAGGATCCGACAATTTCACTCTAAGAGAAGCATTGCCACACACACAATTCGTCTTTCCAACTGCGCCTCGATCCAGGGCGACAATCTATCGACGCTCCATCATCAACCAATGGTATGACGGGAGTGGTGATTGGGAGGAGGCCGTGTTAGGGCATGCACGGGAAACCATCGAATTTGTGCATGCGCTCATGAGGGAAGAAGCTTCGCGTGTAGGAAACACTGGTAGGGTATTCCTAGGCGGCTTCAGTCAAGGCTGCGCTGCTGCACTCCTCTGCTTGCTACTGTGGGAAGGGGATGCTCTCGGCGGGTTTCTGGGCATGTGCGGGATGCTGCCTATGGCCGGAGCAATTGAGGATACTCTGCGCGACCGTCACCATGCCATGGATGACGAACACGAGGACACCGGCCGGGTAGAGCCGGATGACAACATCTTCGGCTCATCAAGTGATGGATCGCCTTTTGGCTGGAATCAGGATGACCCGGAGGCGAATCCCCTCGAAGAAGCTCTACGCATACTGCGGGAAGAGGTTGGTCTTCCGCCACGGTCATTCGGATCAGTACCGCCATTCCAAAAGACACCCGTTTTTCTCGGCCACGGAGGCAGGGACGACAAAGTGCTGCTGCGGCATGGTCAGCAGGCCTGCAGGATACTACAGCTGATGGGTTGCAATGTCCAGTTCAAAACATACCGCGAGCTGGACCATTGGTATTCGAAGGAAATGTTACAAGATTTGCTCAAGTTCCTTGAGGGCGAGGGTTGCCACGTGCATCTCGGAGGGCGTCCGGGAGATTACCGAGAAGGGAAGAAACAGGAACTCGATAGCCAGGTTGGTCACCTGTAG
- a CDS encoding Zinc-binding dehydrogenase codes for MAATDYKFEGWVGLDEKSSEGNMVWQEYDPKPWEETDVDIQITHSGVCGSDIHVLRSGWGPAPYPVCVGHEIVGVAVRVGSKAEGGIKVGDRVGVGAQSDSCLGRQGACEPCETKKEQYCPKSVHTYGAFHYNGGKAMGGHSKYHRCPSHFVVKIPDGLESAYAAPMLCGGVTVYSPLKIHGCGPGKTVGISGVGGLGHMAIMLAKAMGADKVVGISRKADKRDEVLKMGADDYIATAEEGDWAKKYANTFDIVISTVSSAKVPMQDFLNLIKLDGSLVQVGLPDDGAYTISPVPMVMRRVKFTGSLIGSPHEIRDMWELAAKKGVKPWIQVRPMSEANQAIVDLEEGKARYRYVLEN; via the coding sequence ATGGCCGCTACCGATTACAAGTTCGAGGGCTGGGTTGGCCTTGACGAGAAGTCGTCCGAGGGCAACATGGTCTGGCAGGAGTATGACCCCAAGCCCtgggaggagacggacgtCGACATTCAAATCACCCACTCGGGCGTCTGCGGCTCCGACATCCACGTCCTGCGGTCCGGCTGGGGCCCTGCCCCCTACCCCGTCTGCGTCGGCCACGAGATCGTCGGTGtcgccgtccgcgtcggCTCCAAGGCCGAAGGCGGCATCAAGGTTGGCGACCGCGTCGGTGTCGGTGCCCAGTCCGACTCGtgcctcggccgccagggTGCCTGCGAGCCCTGCGAGACCAAGAAGGAGCAGTACTGCCCCAAGTCCGTCCACACCTACGGCGCCTTCCACTacaacggcggcaaggccatGGGCGGTCACTCCAAGTACCACCGCTGCCCCTCTCACTTTGTCGTCAAGATCCCCGACGGCCTTGAGTCGGCCTATGCCGCGCCCATGCTGTGCGGCGGTGTCACCGTCTACTCGCCCCTCAAGATCCACGGCTGCGGTCCTGGCAAGACGGTCGGCATCAGCGgtgtcggcggcctcggccacatGGCTATCATGctcgccaaggccatggGCGCCGACAAGGTCGTCGGTATCTCCCGCAAGGCCGATAAGCGCGACGAGGTTCTGAAgatgggcgccgacgattacatcgccaccgccgaggagggtGACTGGGCCAAGAAGTACGCCAACACCTTTGACATCGTCATCTCCACCGTCTCCTCGGCCAAGGTGCCCATGCAGGATTTCCTCAACCTCATCAAGCTCGACGGCTCCCTCGTCCAGGTCGGCCTGCCCGATGATGGTGCCTACACCATCTCACCCGTGCCTATGGTCATGCGCCGCGTCAAGTTCACCGGCTCCCTGATCGGCTCCCCCCACGAGATCCGCGACATGTGGGAgctcgccgccaagaagggTGTCAAGCCCTGGATCCAGGTCCGCCCCATGAGCGAGGCCAACCAGGCCAttgtcgacctcgaggaagGCAAGGCACGCTACCGCTACGTCCTCGAGAACTAA
- a CDS encoding Ice nucleation protein, producing the protein MLSKLLSVATVALATTSLVSAQTFTTCDPTKKDCPPDPALGKSVSVDFTKGNDESIFRKLDGTSVKFEDGGALFSIGKETDAPTMASKKYIFFGKVDVVLKAAPGQGIVTSVVLQSDDLDEIDWEWVGGDNAQVQTNYFGKGDTSTYDRGAYHPVSNPLSEYHTYTIDWTQESVKWIINGALVRELKYADAKGGAMFPQTPMEVKIGTWVAGSKNAAKGTVEWAGGYTDFSKAPFNAYYQSITITDYQGNKGAKGAKEYVYGDRSGSWESIIVKTEGGSDDDKSSSASKTASKTESKTTLSTVTASGSASAAASGSTSASATASGEASATEEASSTATGSGSSGSASAASGTTAGATSAPTAVSTNSGFATKANLALGAAGLFFTFLL; encoded by the exons ATGCTCTCCAAGCTCCTCTCCGTTGCTACTGTGGCTCTTGCCACCACATCGCTGGTCTCTGCCCAGACCTTCACCACCTGCGATCCTACCAAGAAGG ACTGCCCCCCCGATCCCGCTCTGGGCAAGTCCGTGAGCGTCGACTTCACCAAGGGCAACGATGAATCCATCTTCCGCAAGCTCGACGGTACCTCTGTCAAGTTTGAGGATGGCGGTGCCCTCTTCTCCATTGGCAAGGAGACGGATGCCCCCACCATGGCCTCCAAGAAGTACATCTTCTTCggcaaggtcgacgtcgtcctcaaGGCCGCCCCTGGCCAGGGTATCGTCACCTCTGTCGTCCTCCAAtccgacgacctcgacgaaaTCGACTGGGAGTGGGTTGGCGGCGACAACGCCCAGGTCCAGACCAACTACTTCGGCAAGGGTGACACCAGCACCTATGACCGTGGTGCCTACCACCCTGTGAGCAACCCGTTGAGCGAGTACCACACCTACACCATCGACTGGACCCAGGAGTCGGTTAAGTGGATCATCAACGGCGCTCTCGTCCGCGAGCTCAAGTacgccgacgccaagggCGGTGCCATGTTCCCCCAGACACCCATGGAGGTCAAGATTGGTACCTGGGTTGCCGGCAGCAAGAACGCCGCCAAGGGCACCGTCGAGTGGGCTGGTGGTTACACCGACTTCTCCAAGGCCCCCTTCAACGCCTACTACCAGAGCATCACTATCACCGACTACCAGGGCAACAAGGGCGCCAAGGGCGCCAAGGAGTACGTGTACGGCGACCGCTCCGGCAGCTGGGAGTCCATTATCGTCAAGAccgagggcggcagcgacgaTGACAAGTCTTCTTCCGCCAGCAAGACGGCTTCCAAGACCGAGTCCAAGACTACTCTGAGCACCGTCACCGCCTCTGGTTCCGCCTCTGCTGCCGCCTCTGGTTCCACCTCTGCttccgccaccgcctccggCGAGGCCTCTGCCACCGAGGaggcctcctccaccgccaccggctccggctcaTCCGGCtctgcctccgccgcctccggcacAACCGCTGGCGCCACCTCTGCTCCTACGGCCGTCTCTACCAACTCGGGTTTCGCGACCAAGGCCAACCTTGCCCTCGGTGCGGCTGGTCTCTTCTTCACCTTCCTGCTGTAA